A region of Stigmatopora nigra isolate UIUO_SnigA chromosome 6, RoL_Snig_1.1, whole genome shotgun sequence DNA encodes the following proteins:
- the LOC144197729 gene encoding uncharacterized protein LOC144197729 isoform X2, with translation MSEKDILNFDEEDTLETIATPGTNLSKLMITLSEGGTVYYYPPYFRFHHDVLSHHTMSYTGWTTKAGVTMCLRYRFASDLSPHIALTISPSSLTRLMLVSYNGNYYLKTQNSHSKLEMLGLGGQGVKERQWTKLCLVVSKDFVKLQTSCSSAVLLREWPHQGLSAEVVGHWLHDNRERWTGGGMRREKYHQKRQVEQKNGTFFYLI, from the exons ATGAGTGAAAAAGACATCTTAAACTTTGATGAGGAAGACACTTTGGAGACAATTG CTACTCCCGGGACCAATTTAAGCAAATTGATGATCACTTTGTCCGAAGGAGGAACAGTGTACTACTACCCACCTTACTTCCGGTTTCACCATGATGTTTTGTCTCACCACACTATGTCCTATACTGGTTGGACAACAAAAGCAG GTGTAACCATGTGTTTGCGCTACCGTTTTGCCAGTGATTTGTCACCCCACATTGCCTTAACCATCAGCCCATCCAGCTTAACTAGACTGATGTTGGTGTCATACAATGGCAACTACTATTTGAAGACACAGAACTCGCACAGTAAGCTGGAGATGTTGGGGCTAGGAGGTCAAGGAGTCAAAGAAAGGCAGTGGACAAAACTGTGTCTTGTTGTGTCGAAAGATTTTGTGAAGCTCCAAACAAGCTGCTCCTCAGCAGTACTGTTGCGAGAG TGGCCACATCAAGGGCTCAGTGCTGAAGTGGTCGGACATTGGCTACACGATAACAGGGAACGTTGGACTGGAGGAGGAATGAGAAGGGAAAAGTATCACCAAAAAAGGCAGGTGGAGCAAAagaatggaacatttttttatttgatttaa
- the LOC144197729 gene encoding uncharacterized protein LOC144197729 isoform X1 produces MSEKDILNFDEEDTLETIATPGTNLSKLMITLSEGGTVYYYPPYFRFHHDVLSHHTMSYTGWTTKAGVTMCLRYRFASDLSPHIALTISPSSLTRLMLVSYNGNYYLKTQNSHSKLEMLGLGGQGVKERQWTKLCLVVSKDFVKLQTSCSSAVLLREYGWASEPVIAVSGVDSHMTDLQMWDNASWAIAKEYTGHSGHIKGSVLKWSDIGYTITGNVGLEEE; encoded by the exons ATGAGTGAAAAAGACATCTTAAACTTTGATGAGGAAGACACTTTGGAGACAATTG CTACTCCCGGGACCAATTTAAGCAAATTGATGATCACTTTGTCCGAAGGAGGAACAGTGTACTACTACCCACCTTACTTCCGGTTTCACCATGATGTTTTGTCTCACCACACTATGTCCTATACTGGTTGGACAACAAAAGCAG GTGTAACCATGTGTTTGCGCTACCGTTTTGCCAGTGATTTGTCACCCCACATTGCCTTAACCATCAGCCCATCCAGCTTAACTAGACTGATGTTGGTGTCATACAATGGCAACTACTATTTGAAGACACAGAACTCGCACAGTAAGCTGGAGATGTTGGGGCTAGGAGGTCAAGGAGTCAAAGAAAGGCAGTGGACAAAACTGTGTCTTGTTGTGTCGAAAGATTTTGTGAAGCTCCAAACAAGCTGCTCCTCAGCAGTACTGTTGCGAGAG TATGGGTGGGCATCTGAGCCTGTGATCGCTGTGTCAGGCGTGGACAGTCACATGACAGACTTGCAAATGTGGGACAACGCTTCTTGGGCCATCGCCAAAGAGTATACGGGTCACAG TGGCCACATCAAGGGCTCAGTGCTGAAGTGGTCGGACATTGGCTACACGATAACAGGGAACGTTGGACTGGAGGAGGAATGA